From Ictidomys tridecemlineatus isolate mIctTri1 chromosome 2, mIctTri1.hap1, whole genome shotgun sequence, the proteins below share one genomic window:
- the LOC110597274 gene encoding LOW QUALITY PROTEIN: putative RNA-binding protein 19 (The sequence of the model RefSeq protein was modified relative to this genomic sequence to represent the inferred CDS: substituted 2 bases at 2 genomic stop codons): MKEEGFRQLFTAFSALTHCSLKFTKDGKFRKFGFISFKSXKEAQAALNHFNKSFIDKSQITVEFCKSLGDPTKPPAWSKHSQRPRQPKQPSQGSASWKLRRYAGDRASTRLCEQLKEDTEFQKFLSVHQKWTQVATWANGALDTAPRRKSKPTSDYLNFDSDSGQESEEEAAEEELVAEQGLEAKAAAQRGLSDMEYLKSKVVAAESSSSEEEEIEDKAVNCDRGSEEEESPATPDQPKQRSPGALPGTGKPQEPGAQTEKLANQKEPTTAHTMKQRGAPVQCHRGQLSRTQGQNLSLQKNVLEFLAPLKPVAIRKVRNVQGNKTGYIFLDFSSEEEVKRALKCNQEYMGGRYIKVFSEKQVPMAKGPLQKSAQSWQGRILWENEEEEDLAGSGRLFVRNLPYTSTKEDLEKLFSTYGHSQGPLFFPRSLLLGLGTCRPVVFAFVTFMFPEHEVKAYAAMDGQVFQMRMLHVLPSTIRKEAREDADVPSSSYRKKKASEDKARSSSTHSCNTLFMGPSAVADAIAQKYSATKSKLPDHGHQGRVAVSVALGETQLVQEVXRFLIDNSFILDSFSQAAAERSKTVILAKNLPAGTLAAELWETFSCFGHLGHVLLPEGGVTAIVEFLEPLEARKAFRHLAYSKFHHVPLYLECAPVGVFSSTAPQGKEPQEASAEKNMVEPETGKNRLISWMGRRGMG; this comes from the exons ATGAAGGAGGAGGGGTTCAGGCAGCTCTTCACCGCCTTCAGCGCGCTGACCCACTGCAGCCTCAAGTTCACCAAAGACGGCAAGTTCCGCAAGTTTGGCTTCATCAGCTTCAAGTCCTAGAAGGAGGCCCAGGCTGCGCTGAACCACTTCAACAAGAGCTTTATTGACAAGTCCCAGATCACA GTGGAATTCTGCAAGTCCTTAGGGGACCCAACAAAGCCCCCAGCCTGGAGCAAACATTCCCAGAGACCAAGGCAGCCCAAGCAGCCCTCACAAGGCTCTGCCTCCTGGAAATTAAGAAGGTATGCAGGTGACCGCGCCAGCACCCGCCTATGTGAGCAG CTGAAGGAAGACACCGAGTTCCAGAAGTTCCTTTCAGTTCACCAGAAGTGGACACAGGTGGCCACTTGGGCAAATGGTGCCCTGGACACAGCCCCCAGAAGGAAGAGCAAGCCGACCAGTGACTATCTGAACTTTGACTCTGATTCTGGgcaggagagtgaggaggaggcTGCTGAGGAGGAGCTGGTAG CAGAGCAAGGCCTGGAAGCTAAGGCGGCTGCCCAGCGGGGGCTGTCGGACATGGAGTACCTGAAGTCCAAGGTGGTGGCAGCCGAGTCCTCTtcctcagaggaggaggaaatCGAGGACAAAGCTGTAAACTGTGACAGAGGCAGCGAGGAAGAGGAGTCCCCTGCCACCCCTGACCAGCCGAAGCAAAGGAGCCCAGGGGCCCTGCCTGGAACGGGGAAGCCACAGGAGCCCGGAGCCCAG ACAGAGAAACTAGCAAACCAGAAGGAACCCACCACGGCCCACACCATGAAGCAACGAGGAGCCCCTGTTCAGTGTCACAGAG GGCAGCTGTCTCGGACACAG GGGCAAAATTTGTCCTTGCAGAAAAATGTCCTGGAATTCCTGGCGCCCCTGAAACCAGTGGCCATTCGAAAAGTGAGAAATGTGCAGGGGAACAAGACAG GGTACATCTTCCTGGATTTCAGCAGCGAAGAGGAGGTGAAGAGAGCCCTGAAGTGCAACCAGGAGTACATGG GTGGACGCTACATCAAGGTATTCAGCGAGAAGCAAGTCCCTATGGCCAAGGGGCCCCTTCAGAAGAGCGCACAGTCCTGGCAAGGCCGGATACTCtgggagaatgaggaggaggaggacctggccGGCTCTGGAAGACTCTTTGTGCGTAACCTGCCCTACACAAGCACCAAGGAGGACCTGGAGAAGCTCTTCTCCACCTACG GCCACAGCCAGGGCCCTTTGTTCTTCCCTCGGTCGTTACTTCTTGGACTAGGAACTTGCAGGCCTGTGGTCTTTGCCTTTGTCACCTTCATGTTCCCTGAGCACGAGGTGAAGGCCTACGCGGCCATGGATGGACAGGTGTTCCAGATGAG GATGCTGCACGTGCTGCCGTCCACCATCAGGAAGGAAGCCAGGGAGGATGCAGATGTCCCCAGCTCATCCTACAGGAAGAAGAAGGCATCTGAGGACAAAGCCCGCAGCTCCAG CACCCACAGCTGCAACACGCTGTTCATGGGGCCCAGTGCCGTGGCTGATGCCATCGCGCAGAAGTACAGTGCCACCAAGAGCAAGT TGCCAGACCATG GACACCAAGGGCGCGTGGCCGTAAGTGTGGCCCTCGGGGAGACTCAGCTGGTCCAAGAAGTGTGACGCTTCCTCATCGACAACAGCTTCATCCTGGACTCTTTCAGCCAG gcGGCAGCAGAACGAAGCAAGACTGTGATTCTGGCCAAGAACCTCCCAGCAGGCACCCTGGCGGCCGAGCTGTGGGAGACCTTCAGCTGTTTTGGGCACCTGGGCCACGTGCTGCTGCCCGAGGGTGGCGTCACTGCCATCGTGGAGTTCCTGGAGCCCCTGGAGGCCCGCAAGGCCTTCCGACACCTGGCCTATTCCAAG TTCCACCATGTCCCCCTGTATCTCGAGTGCGCTCCAGTTGGCGTCTTCTCCAGCACAGCCCCACAGGGGAAAGAGCCCCAAGAAGCATCTGCAGAAAAGAACATGGTGGAGCCAGAAACTGGTAAGAACAGGTTAATATCCTGGATGGGCAGGCGAGGGATGGGCTGA